A portion of the Deinococcus apachensis DSM 19763 genome contains these proteins:
- a CDS encoding amidase, producing MTSKDFPDPQRAWAYRPISPLPGAPGGPLAGLTFSVKDLYGVPGWPLRASTLAPVPAPGESPLVRRLLELGASAVGKTHLHEIALGITGMNGFGGTTHPVHPDRVPGGSSSGAAVSVALGQVDFALGTDTGGSIRVPAAWCGVVGYKPTKGHPAWGTEGVLPLSWTCDHTGPLAQDVRTIVRVQEGLTGQTVTPQNWAGVRVGVWLPGSWVDDSVWEAVGTFAARLENLGASLQPVNFPEVLDAYSPIVLSEAARVHAEALREDDPGFLPFTLASLRQGQALGEAEVEMAFKRRAAYRAQLDNFLTQFDVLLAPAVPTPPPLIGQDEVTLREGVTPLRRAVLRLTAPFSLLEAPTVAVPSATPFVGVQLVGRHGEDDRLLGLAGALED from the coding sequence GTGACCTCCAAGGACTTCCCCGACCCCCAGCGGGCCTGGGCCTACCGCCCCATCTCCCCCCTGCCCGGCGCACCCGGAGGTCCCCTCGCGGGCCTGACCTTCAGCGTGAAGGACCTGTACGGTGTCCCCGGATGGCCGCTGCGCGCGAGTACCCTCGCCCCCGTCCCTGCCCCCGGCGAAAGCCCCCTGGTGCGGCGACTGCTGGAACTGGGAGCGAGCGCCGTGGGCAAGACCCACCTGCACGAGATCGCGCTGGGCATCACGGGGATGAACGGCTTCGGGGGAACGACCCATCCCGTCCATCCGGATCGCGTTCCTGGCGGCAGCAGCAGCGGGGCAGCGGTGAGCGTGGCGCTCGGGCAGGTGGACTTCGCGCTGGGCACCGACACGGGTGGCTCCATCCGCGTTCCGGCCGCGTGGTGCGGCGTGGTGGGGTACAAGCCGACGAAGGGGCACCCGGCGTGGGGCACCGAGGGGGTGCTGCCGCTCTCGTGGACGTGTGACCATACGGGACCGCTGGCCCAGGACGTGCGGACGATTGTGCGGGTGCAGGAGGGGTTGACTGGGCAAACCGTCACTCCGCAGAACTGGGCGGGCGTGAGGGTGGGGGTGTGGCTTCCCGGGAGCTGGGTGGATGACTCTGTTTGGGAGGCGGTGGGGACCTTCGCGGCGCGGCTGGAAAACCTGGGCGCGAGCCTGCAACCCGTCAACTTCCCCGAGGTGCTCGACGCCTACTCCCCCATCGTGCTGAGCGAGGCGGCGCGCGTCCATGCGGAGGCGCTGCGTGAGGACGACCCTGGCTTCCTGCCCTTCACCCTCGCCTCGCTCCGGCAGGGGCAGGCGCTCGGTGAGGCGGAGGTCGAGATGGCCTTCAAGCGCCGCGCGGCGTACCGGGCACAGTTGGACAACTTCCTCACGCAGTTCGACGTACTCCTCGCCCCCGCCGTGCCCACCCCGCCGCCCCTCATCGGGCAGGACGAGGTGACCTTGCGGGAGGGTGTGACGCCGCTGCGCCGCGCCGTGCTGCGCCTCACCGCGCCCTTCAGCCTGCTGGAGGCGCCGACGGTCGCCGTCCCCTCTGCCACTCCGTTCGTTGGCGTGCAACTCGTGGGACGGCATGGGGAGGATGACCGGCTGCTGGGGCTGGCCGGGGCACTGGAGGACTAA
- a CDS encoding C40 family peptidase, protein MKAFRILLLATALAGGSALAAPYTVKAGDTLSKIAAQYRMDPVQLMRLNGLSSSTIQVGQKLKVAGASTQASAARPAAPVARSGGAFVRTAATQFLGFRYAAGGTGNWGFDCSGYTMRVFQEMGIRLPHSAAGQWRMGTAVSSRNLQPGDLVFFNTTGVVASHVGVYVGNGMMANANSYYGRTMIEPLFGNPYWASRFVGARRILG, encoded by the coding sequence ATGAAAGCGTTTCGTATCCTCCTCCTCGCCACCGCTCTTGCAGGCGGCAGTGCGCTCGCCGCCCCGTATACCGTGAAGGCGGGTGACACTCTCTCCAAGATTGCCGCTCAGTACCGGATGGACCCGGTGCAGCTTATGCGTCTGAACGGGCTGAGCAGCTCGACCATCCAGGTCGGGCAAAAGCTGAAGGTGGCAGGGGCATCCACTCAGGCGAGTGCCGCCCGCCCAGCCGCTCCGGTGGCGCGCAGCGGGGGAGCCTTCGTGCGGACCGCTGCCACGCAGTTCCTGGGATTCCGCTACGCGGCGGGCGGCACGGGGAACTGGGGCTTTGACTGCTCGGGCTACACCATGCGGGTGTTTCAGGAGATGGGTATTCGCCTTCCGCACAGCGCGGCGGGCCAGTGGCGCATGGGCACGGCGGTCAGCAGCCGCAACCTGCAACCCGGTGATCTGGTGTTCTTCAACACCACGGGTGTCGTTGCCAGCCACGTCGGCGTCTACGTGGGGAACGGCATGATGGCGAACGCCAACAGCTACTACGGCCGTACCATGATCGAGCCGCTGTTCGGCAACCCCTACTGGGCCAGCCGTTTCGTCGGGGCCCGGCGCATCCTGGGCTGA
- a CDS encoding ABC transporter ATP-binding protein, whose amino-acid sequence MTVATTDVLREVRHNSEHALELRGITKRFPLVLANDNISMQVRWGSVHALCGENGAGKSTLMKIVYGAQPPTSGEIVVDGEVVNFTDPSQAIARGIGMVFQHFMLVDTLSVTENVILGAEPRAGTSINYAAARRRVAELIKQFNFDLNPDALVGDLPVGLQQKVEILKTLYRGARILILDEPTAVLTPSETDELFDFLKNQYAASGNAVIFISHKLHEVLHISDTISVIRDGKMIGTIPTQGATTETLARMMVGREVSLKVQKAPARPGEVALDLRNVTVKGEHGNAVDNVSFQVRAGEIVGIAGVEGNGQSELVEAITGLTPASGGEITYLGRRADGVRGVEASGVSHIPEDRNERGLVLDMTTAENYILGKHDNAPFAGPFGFLNLSAIEENARSLSEQYDVRPRSVNLHAGRYSGGNAQKLIVAREMHKNPKILVASQPTRGVDIGAIEFIHARIVEARDQGLAVLLVSADLGEVMNLSDRILVMYEGRVVGEVDAASATETQLGLLMTGSGHTSGRSGHLSEAQETGER is encoded by the coding sequence ATGACGGTAGCGACCACCGACGTGCTGCGCGAGGTGCGGCACAACTCCGAACACGCGCTGGAGCTGCGCGGCATCACCAAACGCTTCCCGCTCGTGCTGGCGAACGACAACATCTCCATGCAGGTCCGCTGGGGCAGCGTCCACGCCCTGTGCGGCGAGAACGGCGCGGGCAAGAGTACCCTGATGAAGATCGTCTACGGCGCCCAGCCCCCCACTTCCGGCGAGATCGTGGTGGACGGCGAGGTCGTGAACTTCACCGATCCCTCGCAGGCCATCGCGCGGGGCATCGGCATGGTCTTCCAGCACTTCATGCTGGTGGACACCCTCAGCGTCACCGAGAACGTGATCCTGGGCGCCGAGCCCCGGGCGGGCACCTCCATCAACTACGCGGCGGCCCGGCGGCGGGTGGCCGAACTGATCAAGCAGTTTAACTTCGACCTGAACCCCGACGCGCTCGTGGGTGACCTCCCGGTGGGCCTCCAGCAGAAGGTCGAGATTCTCAAGACGCTGTACCGCGGCGCCCGCATCCTGATCCTGGACGAGCCCACCGCCGTCCTCACGCCCAGCGAGACGGACGAGCTGTTCGACTTCCTGAAAAACCAGTACGCGGCGAGCGGCAACGCCGTGATCTTCATCAGCCACAAGCTGCACGAGGTGCTGCACATCAGCGACACCATCAGCGTGATCCGCGACGGCAAGATGATCGGCACCATTCCCACCCAGGGCGCCACCACCGAGACCCTTGCCCGCATGATGGTGGGGCGCGAGGTCAGCCTGAAGGTGCAAAAAGCCCCCGCCCGACCCGGCGAGGTCGCCCTTGACCTGCGGAACGTCACCGTAAAGGGCGAACACGGCAACGCGGTGGACAACGTGTCCTTCCAGGTTCGCGCTGGAGAGATCGTCGGCATCGCGGGCGTGGAGGGCAACGGCCAGAGCGAACTCGTGGAGGCGATCACCGGGCTGACCCCCGCGTCGGGCGGCGAGATCACCTACCTGGGCCGCCGCGCCGACGGGGTGCGCGGGGTGGAGGCCAGCGGCGTCTCGCACATCCCCGAGGACCGCAACGAGCGCGGGCTGGTGCTCGACATGACCACCGCCGAGAACTACATCCTGGGCAAGCACGACAACGCCCCCTTCGCGGGTCCCTTCGGCTTCCTGAACTTGAGCGCCATTGAGGAAAACGCCCGCAGCCTTAGCGAGCAGTACGACGTGCGGCCGCGCTCGGTGAATCTGCACGCGGGCCGCTACTCTGGCGGCAACGCGCAGAAGCTGATCGTCGCCCGCGAGATGCACAAGAACCCCAAAATCCTGGTCGCCTCCCAGCCTACCCGCGGCGTGGACATCGGTGCCATCGAGTTCATCCACGCCCGCATCGTCGAGGCGCGCGACCAGGGCCTCGCCGTGCTGCTCGTCAGCGCCGACCTGGGCGAGGTCATGAACCTCTCCGACCGCATCCTCGTCATGTACGAGGGCCGGGTCGTGGGCGAGGTCGACGCCGCCTCCGCCACCGAGACGCAGCTCGGCCTGCTGATGACGGGCAGCGGCCACACGAGCGGGCGGAGTGGACACCTCAGCGAGGCGCAGGAAACCGGCGAACGCTGA
- a CDS encoding phosphatase PAP2 family protein has protein sequence MESFWLAVTNLGRDEVFIVVLALYTWLVNPRGGRNLGVAFALSYLVNTALKFGFNEPRPFTGNPGQVSDAARATALGPGLPSGHTQMAATLWGGIAAQVGRTGMWVVALVLIALIGVSRVALGVHYPLDVLIGLLLGAAFAGLAASGRFPQEGAMRWIIPLILLVLAAFLPAGTPREYGTSLGLLAGFWLVRPHFAPPRDWTGRLIVALVGLVVVFAVYFGLSALPQAFKDIGLIRALRYALLVVVAVEVVPPLLRRWLPRG, from the coding sequence ATGGAATCCTTCTGGCTGGCCGTCACGAACCTCGGGCGTGACGAGGTGTTTATTGTCGTCCTGGCGCTGTACACCTGGCTGGTGAACCCCCGCGGCGGGCGGAACCTGGGGGTGGCGTTCGCCCTCTCGTACCTCGTGAACACCGCCCTGAAGTTCGGCTTCAATGAGCCCCGCCCCTTCACGGGCAACCCGGGGCAGGTCAGCGACGCGGCGCGGGCCACCGCCCTCGGTCCCGGCCTGCCCAGCGGACATACCCAGATGGCGGCCACCTTGTGGGGCGGGATCGCCGCGCAGGTCGGGCGGACGGGGATGTGGGTCGTCGCGCTCGTCCTGATCGCGCTGATCGGCGTGTCACGGGTGGCTCTGGGCGTTCACTATCCCCTCGACGTGCTCATCGGTCTGCTGCTGGGCGCGGCCTTTGCCGGGCTGGCCGCGAGCGGGCGCTTCCCCCAGGAGGGGGCAATGCGCTGGATCATCCCCCTCATCCTCCTCGTCCTCGCGGCGTTCCTCCCCGCAGGCACGCCGCGAGAGTACGGCACCTCGCTGGGGCTGCTTGCGGGCTTCTGGTTGGTGCGCCCGCACTTCGCGCCGCCACGCGACTGGACGGGCCGCCTGATCGTCGCCCTGGTCGGCCTGGTGGTCGTGTTCGCCGTGTACTTCGGGTTGAGCGCGTTGCCACAGGCGTTCAAGGATATCGGGCTGATCCGGGCACTGCGTTACGCACTGCTGGTGGTGGTGGCGGTGGAGGTCGTGCCGCCCCTGCTCAGGCGCTGGCTGCCGAGGGGGTGA
- the dtd gene encoding D-aminoacyl-tRNA deacylase → MRAVLQRVTRATCTVEGRVTGETGPGFLVLLGVAPDDTPETARTLAAKIARLRVFGDESGKMNRSVLDIGGAVLSISQFTLYADTRCGNRPSFTGAAPPEQARALYAEFNSALRAHGLPVGEGVFGAHMLLDLTNDGPVTLTLDTENN, encoded by the coding sequence ATGCGCGCCGTCCTCCAGCGCGTCACCCGCGCGACCTGCACCGTGGAGGGCCGCGTGACCGGCGAGACCGGCCCCGGCTTCCTCGTGCTCCTCGGTGTGGCCCCGGACGACACCCCCGAGACCGCCCGCACCCTCGCCGCCAAGATCGCCAGATTGCGTGTCTTCGGCGACGAGTCGGGGAAGATGAACCGCAGCGTGCTCGACATCGGCGGCGCCGTCCTGAGCATCAGCCAGTTCACCCTGTACGCCGACACCCGCTGCGGCAACCGCCCCAGCTTCACCGGAGCCGCCCCACCCGAACAGGCCCGCGCCCTCTACGCCGAGTTCAACTCGGCCCTGCGTGCCCACGGCCTCCCTGTCGGGGAGGGGGTCTTCGGCGCCCACATGCTCCTTGACCTCACGAACGACGGCCCGGTCACCCTGACCCTCGACACAGAGAACAATTAA
- a CDS encoding DUF1844 domain-containing protein yields the protein MPHPEFVGLVNSLQATAEAALGDLNAATSSAARDGLLEQGRARQVAERSLKLLTMLAEKTRGNLDLTEAELLTDAIGSLRARLGN from the coding sequence ATGCCCCACCCCGAATTCGTCGGCCTCGTGAACTCGCTGCAAGCCACCGCCGAGGCGGCCCTGGGCGATCTCAACGCCGCCACCTCCAGCGCGGCCCGGGACGGGCTGCTGGAGCAGGGGAGAGCGCGCCAGGTCGCCGAGCGGTCCCTGAAACTGCTCACCATGCTCGCCGAGAAGACCCGCGGCAACCTCGACCTCACGGAGGCCGAACTCCTGACGGACGCCATCGGCAGCCTGCGCGCCCGGCTGGGCAATTAG
- a CDS encoding LEA type 2 family protein, which translates to MKKLLLAPLLALGLGACAPAQPLVQVPTFEVQSVRLTRLSLPSGRDPALANLTLRLRVQNPNPVPVRLANIAGRFVIDGQEVGTVNLPNVSLPARGEAEQRADLSLPVTLQTAGAFLRVARGQEVSYRVDGAFTADLGVLGHPTFGPFTLAQGVWQQPAILPF; encoded by the coding sequence GTGAAGAAGCTGCTCCTGGCTCCCCTGCTCGCGCTCGGCCTGGGCGCCTGCGCTCCTGCCCAGCCGCTCGTGCAGGTTCCCACCTTCGAGGTGCAGAGCGTGCGCCTGACCCGCCTGAGCCTGCCCAGCGGCAGGGATCCGGCCCTGGCGAATCTGACCCTGCGGCTGAGGGTGCAAAATCCTAACCCGGTGCCCGTGCGCCTGGCGAATATCGCCGGACGGTTCGTGATCGACGGTCAGGAGGTCGGCACCGTGAACCTCCCCAATGTGAGCCTGCCTGCCCGGGGCGAGGCCGAACAGCGGGCCGACCTGAGCCTCCCCGTGACCCTTCAGACCGCCGGGGCCTTTCTCAGGGTGGCGCGGGGGCAGGAGGTCAGCTACCGCGTGGACGGCGCCTTTACCGCCGACCTGGGCGTGCTGGGCCACCCCACCTTCGGGCCGTTCACCCTGGCGCAGGGCGTGTGGCAACAACCGGCGATTCTGCCCTTCTGA
- a CDS encoding LysM peptidoglycan-binding domain-containing M23 family metallopeptidase yields MSLRHLPLAAALLLGLAGAYTVKPGDTLYSIARAHSTTVAELTRLNRLTGTTIEVGQVLRLPGEPALVPTPPLPRSDGGQGGLAVPAAQIAGLTVSAPASLQMGDAFVLRLSGPRAGDATVRFPSEVGEDVRRPGEELTPSGAAGEYVVLGRVVLGKTTPVVYEVQVGSDLVRGSIPVTGLDQTIQHINLPPSISRKLEDPGRKAEDAAVEKAYARRTPQTWTRPFQPAVNVKAQSSAFGQPRTYVAGGPVLYHYGTDYPAPVGTAVTAVNDGTVVLAGKYPVRGNLVVIDHGAGLTSLYFHQSRILVKVGQKVKRGQKIGEVGSTGLSAGPHLHLEMRVRGEGTNPADWMNRIWPK; encoded by the coding sequence ATGAGCTTGCGCCACCTCCCCCTCGCCGCCGCGCTCCTGCTGGGGCTGGCGGGCGCCTACACCGTGAAACCGGGAGATACCCTCTACTCCATTGCCCGCGCCCACAGCACGACCGTGGCGGAACTCACCCGCCTGAACCGCCTGACGGGCACGACCATCGAGGTGGGGCAGGTGCTGCGCCTGCCCGGCGAGCCCGCCCTGGTGCCCACCCCGCCCCTGCCGCGCAGCGATGGCGGCCAGGGCGGCCTGGCGGTACCCGCCGCGCAGATCGCCGGGCTGACAGTCTCGGCGCCCGCCTCGCTCCAGATGGGGGACGCCTTCGTGCTGCGCCTCAGCGGACCGCGCGCCGGGGACGCAACCGTGCGCTTTCCCAGCGAGGTGGGCGAGGACGTGCGGCGGCCCGGCGAGGAGCTCACCCCCAGCGGCGCGGCGGGGGAGTACGTGGTCCTCGGCCGGGTGGTACTGGGCAAGACCACCCCGGTCGTCTACGAGGTCCAGGTGGGGAGCGACCTGGTGCGCGGGAGCATTCCCGTGACAGGCCTGGACCAGACCATCCAGCACATCAACCTGCCCCCCAGCATCAGCCGCAAGCTGGAGGACCCCGGGCGCAAGGCCGAGGACGCCGCCGTTGAAAAAGCCTACGCCCGGCGCACCCCCCAGACCTGGACCCGGCCCTTCCAGCCTGCCGTGAACGTGAAGGCCCAGAGCAGTGCCTTCGGCCAGCCGCGCACCTACGTGGCGGGCGGTCCGGTCCTGTACCACTACGGCACCGACTACCCGGCGCCCGTCGGCACCGCCGTGACCGCCGTGAACGACGGCACCGTCGTCCTGGCGGGCAAGTACCCGGTGCGCGGCAATCTCGTCGTGATCGACCACGGGGCGGGGCTCACCAGCCTGTACTTCCACCAGAGCCGCATTCTGGTCAAGGTCGGCCAGAAGGTGAAGCGCGGCCAGAAGATCGGCGAGGTCGGCTCGACCGGCCTGAGCGCCGGACCCCACCTGCACCTGGAGATGCGCGTGCGCGGCGAGGGCACCAACCCCGCCGACTGGATGAACCGCATCTGGCCGAAATGA
- the miaB gene encoding tRNA (N6-isopentenyl adenosine(37)-C2)-methylthiotransferase MiaB — MKAHLITYGCQMNEYDTHLVESQLVSFGADIVSTVDEADFVLVNTCAVRGKPVDKVRSLLGDLRKQKAQRPLVVGMMGCLAQLEEGQQIARKFEVDVLLGPGSLLDIGKALEANERFWGLQFKDELHGHIPPPPQGKLQAHLTIMRGCDHHCTYCIVPTTRGPQVSRHPDDILRELDLLLAAGVQEVTLLGQNVNAYGVDQGAKLAGYPSFADLLRLVGQSGVRRIKFTTSHPMNFTEDVAAAMAQTPAVCEYVHLPVQSGSNRVLRRMAREYTREKYLGHIAEIKKHMPGVVLATDIIVGFPGETEEDFAETLSLYDEVGYDSAYMFIYSARPGTPSYKHFADLPRELKTERLQRLIVKQKEWSARKNAEKVGTVQEVLLRGDAHDTGFLEGHTRGNHPVVVPKAVTAGGSGLYHARIEHATPHMLYGRLIGADGQDLPELPRFNPEAAALSSPLQMV, encoded by the coding sequence ATGAAGGCACACCTGATTACCTACGGCTGTCAGATGAACGAGTACGACACCCATCTGGTCGAGTCGCAACTCGTAAGTTTCGGCGCGGACATCGTTTCTACCGTGGACGAGGCCGATTTCGTCCTGGTCAACACCTGCGCCGTGCGCGGCAAGCCGGTGGACAAGGTCCGCTCGCTGCTGGGAGACCTCCGCAAGCAGAAGGCGCAGCGTCCCCTCGTTGTCGGCATGATGGGCTGCCTCGCGCAGCTTGAGGAGGGACAGCAGATCGCCCGCAAGTTCGAGGTGGACGTGCTGCTCGGCCCCGGCAGCCTGCTCGACATCGGCAAGGCACTGGAAGCGAATGAGCGGTTCTGGGGCCTGCAATTCAAGGACGAGTTGCACGGGCATATTCCGCCGCCTCCGCAGGGCAAGCTTCAGGCACACCTCACGATCATGCGGGGGTGTGACCACCACTGCACGTACTGCATCGTGCCGACCACACGCGGGCCGCAGGTCAGCCGCCACCCGGACGACATCCTGCGCGAACTCGACCTGCTCCTTGCCGCCGGGGTGCAGGAGGTCACGCTGCTGGGGCAGAACGTGAACGCCTACGGGGTGGACCAAGGGGCGAAGTTGGCAGGATACCCGTCCTTCGCCGACCTGCTGCGGCTGGTGGGGCAGAGCGGCGTACGGCGTATCAAGTTCACCACGAGCCACCCCATGAACTTCACGGAGGACGTAGCCGCCGCGATGGCCCAGACGCCCGCCGTGTGCGAGTACGTCCACCTGCCGGTGCAGAGCGGGTCGAACCGGGTGCTGCGCCGCATGGCCCGCGAGTACACCCGCGAGAAGTACCTGGGCCACATCGCCGAGATCAAGAAGCACATGCCGGGCGTGGTGCTCGCCACCGACATCATCGTGGGCTTTCCCGGCGAAACCGAGGAGGACTTCGCCGAGACGCTGAGCCTGTACGACGAGGTGGGCTACGACTCCGCCTACATGTTCATCTACTCCGCGCGGCCTGGCACGCCGAGCTATAAGCACTTCGCCGACCTGCCACGCGAGCTGAAGACCGAGCGGCTCCAGCGCCTGATCGTCAAGCAGAAGGAGTGGAGCGCCCGCAAGAATGCGGAAAAGGTGGGCACCGTGCAGGAAGTTCTGCTGCGCGGCGACGCACACGACACTGGCTTCCTTGAGGGCCACACGCGCGGGAACCATCCGGTCGTCGTGCCCAAGGCGGTCACCGCGGGTGGATCAGGCCTCTACCACGCCCGGATCGAACACGCCACGCCGCACATGCTGTACGGGCGGCTGATCGGCGCGGATGGTCAGGACCTGCCCGAGTTGCCCCGCTTCAACCCCGAGGCGGCGGCGCTCAGCAGCCCGCTCCAGATGGTGTAG
- a CDS encoding uracil-DNA glycosylase, whose translation MTAPDVPALQALELRAKGCAACRLRPGATQVVVADGNPAAPLVIIGEAPGGDEDRQGRPFVGPAGQLLDRILAAVDLTRQDAYLTSVAKCRPPGNRTPEPDEIEICTSLWLGPQLSLLRPRVILSLGNTPTQHLLNTRLGITRLRGTWHRFRHPEGQGGAHEALLMPLFHPAYLLRQDSRVPGGPKSLTWRDIREAAAVLHGEKEPEGPVSGPPQPLGNQPILF comes from the coding sequence GTGACGGCGCCCGACGTGCCCGCCCTTCAGGCCCTCGAACTGCGGGCGAAGGGTTGCGCTGCCTGCCGCCTGCGCCCCGGCGCGACCCAGGTCGTCGTCGCCGATGGCAATCCCGCCGCCCCGCTGGTGATCATCGGCGAGGCGCCGGGAGGGGACGAGGACCGGCAGGGGCGCCCCTTTGTGGGTCCGGCGGGACAGCTCCTCGACCGCATCCTGGCCGCCGTGGACCTCACCCGGCAGGACGCCTACCTCACCAGCGTCGCCAAGTGCCGCCCGCCCGGCAACCGGACGCCCGAGCCGGACGAGATCGAGATCTGCACCTCGCTGTGGCTGGGGCCGCAACTCTCCCTGCTGCGGCCCCGGGTAATCCTCAGCCTGGGCAACACGCCGACGCAGCACCTGCTGAACACCCGCCTGGGTATCACCCGCCTGCGCGGCACCTGGCACCGCTTCCGCCACCCCGAGGGACAGGGCGGCGCCCACGAGGCCCTGCTGATGCCGCTCTTTCACCCCGCCTACCTGCTGCGCCAGGACAGCCGCGTGCCCGGCGGTCCCAAGAGCCTGACCTGGCGCGACATCCGCGAGGCCGCTGCCGTACTGCACGGCGAGAAGGAGCCCGAGGGCCCGGTGTCCGGCCCGCCCCAACCTCTGGGAAATCAGCCCATCTTGTTCTGA
- a CDS encoding outer membrane lipoprotein carrier protein LolA translates to MNRIFPLLTLTVLASTASAQTVQDILTRVDAAQKAAKDVTFRLSGSATLESSPQKIDLTVKSIPAQGVARLQFAAPDALADNIVVADRNEIRQYLFLTNQVTVTPVKKAAESAGFGGLDFTQLTNAATLLNQYNVRLLGTTTVSGKKVYQLEATPKNASTTDRARVWITEAGWRPTRVQLVGGGKVLADLTVSNYKVNSGLTAAGLRALPKDAQVIRQ, encoded by the coding sequence GTGAACCGAATCTTCCCCCTGCTGACCCTCACGGTTCTGGCCTCCACGGCGAGTGCCCAGACTGTGCAGGACATCCTGACCCGGGTGGACGCCGCCCAGAAGGCCGCGAAGGACGTGACCTTCCGGCTGAGCGGCAGCGCCACCCTCGAATCCTCTCCCCAGAAGATCGACCTCACCGTCAAGAGCATCCCCGCCCAGGGCGTGGCCCGCCTGCAATTCGCCGCGCCCGATGCGCTCGCCGACAACATCGTGGTCGCGGACCGCAACGAGATTCGGCAGTACCTCTTCCTGACCAACCAGGTGACGGTCACGCCAGTCAAGAAGGCGGCCGAGAGCGCGGGCTTCGGCGGGCTCGACTTTACCCAGCTCACGAATGCGGCCACGCTGCTGAACCAGTACAACGTGCGGCTGTTGGGCACGACCACCGTCTCGGGCAAGAAGGTCTACCAACTGGAGGCCACGCCCAAGAACGCCAGCACCACCGACCGCGCCCGTGTCTGGATCACCGAGGCGGGCTGGCGGCCGACCCGGGTGCAACTCGTCGGCGGCGGCAAGGTACTCGCCGACCTTACGGTGAGCAACTACAAGGTCAACAGCGGCCTGACTGCGGCGGGCCTCAGGGCGCTTCCCAAGGACGCGCAGGTCATCCGCCAGTAG